The genomic segment ATTGAAGTTGATGCCAGCTCTGCAAAAAGTACTTGCTTGACTTGCAAATAGTGTGCACCACTCTGTGTTACACAAGCTTTTAGCCTTGGGTTATATACATAGAACCGGTTCCTGGTAATTTCtcagaatatttttcaaacCTTTCCAGAAAAATCCTCCTGTGTTTAGCATTCAGCTTGTAATATTCCAAACTGTTTCCAGTAacctaaaacagaaacttttctaGAATTTACCACATTGCCAATCACAAGTCTCAAGATACATGgtattcatattattttaaagaggCGATATTATCAGTGTTCtagcagtatttatttatatactgAGTATAAAGaagattttctgtaaaattctAAACCTGCAAGCACATCCTCAAAACTTAAGTTACATTTCAGCACCTATGaagaaatatacttttttaatcATGCAAAAGAAGGGAAGGACATAGATTAgtacattatatttaaaaaatcagtactggaattttcaaataaaagtaatgctATCCGAAGCACCAAgtcttttttaaagatataacaTACAAATACCCCTTATGCATTAAATCAAGATATCTATCGTTCTCATTTACACTGAAAGTTGAATAGTGAAAAGGAAGCAGGGCAAGAGTATATATAGTCTTGTTAAAATAAGCCTATGATACTACTATTACTATTCTTGAAGGAATGACAACTTTATTAGCATGGAGACaatccttaaaaaaatcaataaattaatacattgATCTGAAAACAAAGTGGCGCTTCCATAAGCTTTATTTTGCATAACtacacaaatttaaaatgtgagttctttaaacaaacatgttttgcttaaaataagtacatttgtaaaaaatataagcTGATCCGGAGTAGCATAGAATAGAGAACAGAAAGATCTAGTTCCCCTTTGTGGATCCATCAACACCCACGCCTCAGGGCTCTTTAGCCATGACATATTTAGTAGGACCCAGTTAATCTTAGCCGTGACTAGACCCAAGACTAGAAGTATGTtaagaatgaaaaatatattttgagagTCTAGCCCCAAGCTTTTCTATTCATGcattttaattgtaaattaaattttgagctttttaaacAATAGATTCTTTTTTACATGTAACCCCCGCTATCTGCCTCGTTCCAGTCACTCACTCGTTCCATTTTccgggctctgattggctcaacATTTTAACTGACGGATCGATCGGCCAATAAGGACGAAACGAGGAACGATATCTGAACTTTGATTGGTTGTCATTAAGGCGTATGCCGTAACAGTCCTTGCCATAATAAGACCAGTGGAAAGTTCCAGTCGGTCTATTCATTGCTGTAAAGCGGAGGTGAAAAGTGGTTGAAAGCGAAATACACTTTAACGGCTTAAAACTTTTCTTAAATCTGCATACGACAATTACTTGGTAAGTACCTTGCTATATTTACGTTTTAGCGAATCaagaattgattttaaataatcgAATTTGAGTTCTTAGCTGTCTTTAGTTTGGCGGACTGTGATGGTTTGAATGGATGCTTTACGTTACTTGCTAGAGTAAAGTATATTGCTGTTTGCAAGCAGCAAACGCCGTAAGGTCTTAGTATTGGTTAGTATTGTTTGCCACCATGATACGTTTTCAGTTGTTCTGaagtaagaaaattatttgCTGTCAAACTTTTATTATAATCTAATGCCGGAGAAGGAATTCAGTTATTGAAATTATTAAGTAAACTTGTCCTTCTAATTTAGATATGTGCTATATGAAGACACTTTCCTTACGAAGAAACGTGTTTTAGATCTCGAGTTATCTAACTTGTAGCCAGtaaatttctgtaaaatttcTATGGAAGGCTGGAATGCCCTTTTAAGGCGTTCCGGAATGTAAATAGAACACGCCCACGTTGTGGTGAGTCGGTACATCACAACCATGTGACTCTGAGGCATATAGATAAGTTTAAACCCGCAGCTCTGGGTGGGTGGGATAAGTTCAGTGTTTAAAAGTCTGTGGCTACTCAGGATTCTGTTGactttttgcttttatctcTCCAGGACACTATTTACCAGCTTAACGGCAAACACTTGATTCTACATCTCTCCATTTTTGCATCTTCTATCGTCACTAGTGACATATAAAAGTCAGCATGTCTCAGCAGCAGATCAGGTAAGTCTCATTCACTGTTTTCCTGCTCCTCATAATATTGACCTCAACAGAATTATCTATAAAAAGTAATCTTAGAGTTTtgctttgtaatatttttttatttggattattttaaataagtaatgTGTTCATTGCGCTTTagtaaaacagttttctgtgttaCCTTTCAGCCTCCCTGCCAAGCTCATTAATGGCGGTATTGCCGGCATTGTTGGGGTTACATGTGTCTTCCCTGTTGACTTGGCTAAGACCAGGTTACAGAACCAAAGAAGTGGGCAGCAAGTCTACAAGAGCATGTAAGTATTTATAGCTACAATCTACACAACACTGATGTGTGGTCTCTGTGTTTAATCTGGTGCTATCCTTTCTAATTCCACAATGACGCATTAATGGAATACCAGTCACCGTGTCCTGACCTGATGGATTGTGACAGCTTCACATTGTtgacacagtttttttttttttcaggaagtcGTTTAGCTCATTTGAGTGGAATTTTACAGCCCAAATGAATATTCTAGAATCTTCTGTTCCCTTGTGCAGCAAGTTTATGTAATGTTTAAAGTTAATGCAAGTTTAAAgttaatgtttctttgtttttgtttaatgaagGATGGACTGCCTTGTCAAAACTATTCGATCAGAGGGATACTTTGGAATGTACAGAGGTAAGATTATACACCTGATTATTAAGACGCTTTAGGTTAGCACATGTGGAAGTTCCATTTTTATAGGATTAATTTTAGGAAAATGGTAAGCTCCGTGTCTAGCTGTTGTGCAGTAATTCTATTCTtggtttttgaaataaaatcaaagtaaatgtcAAAACCAATTCCAATTTATTGATGCTGTTAAACACGGTACCACAcactgtgggttttttttcttttaaaaaaaatgtgtttaaatctgcataaaaaaaggagaacattAGGCTAGGCGTTTGCTCTTGTGAGGAATGCTGTTGTTTGCATCTGTGTTTTTCCATATTACAGACTTGGGTCCCCCTGGGATATTGAAGGCTAGCCGATAAGGCGCAGCCACGCTGGAGGCAAATATTAATGGTTCTTACAATATTGCTCTACTTAAAACTATAGGCtcaagttttatgttttgccaTCTATTCTGTAATTTGACTTCTTGTCATTAACTACTTGGTTGTCTCTTCACTGTCCTATCATCCTGTCATTGCTTGTTCTTTCCTTGACTATAACATTACAGTCTTTGTTTGATCTTGCAAATTAATCTGGTCTgaactaaagttttttttgttttttttatgttttaatacaaCAGATAACTTTGCAAGTTTGTCCAAAGTCTGAAATATGTGTATAGTGTTCAAGTCAGCCTGTCTTGTCACTAACAacttttgattcattttctgtgTTGCAGTTAACATGTTTACATACTTTATTTGactcattttaaaaaggaaaaacttgtCTGAATTTTAgactttaagtttgttttatttgtcttttaccATTCCTTTTCTGCCTTCttgtcatttcctttaaaacAGTGCTTAAGTGTAATGTTTCATGAGATGCCAGTTATTGAATCAGCTTTAAGTTGAGTTCTATTTTATGAGGTTATAAAAATATTGTCAGGCAATGTTGTTTCTCTGTTATTGGAAACTAGATTGTGACATCAATGCtaattgtgaatttgtttgttCCTTAGGGGCAGCAGTAAACTTGACTTTGGTTACCCCTGAGAAGGCCATCAAGCTGGCAGCTAATGACCTCTTCCGCCATCACCTTTCCAAGGACGGGTGAGTGAACTTGTCTAGTATCTGTTAGAAATTTAATGTGTCATGACTTATGTCTGActcattgttttctgttaaCAGAAAAGGCTTAACAGTATTCAAAGAAATGCTAGCAGGGTGTGGTGCAGGCATGTGCCAAGTTATTGTTACTACCCCCATGGAAATGCTCAAAATCCAGCTACAGGATGCGGGCAGAATTGGTAAGAAAACCACTAAGTAACGGAGAAGGTACTTCATCCTATAACctaatttttgaatttgtaatgtttttaatgtgttttgttttttttttgttcaagcGGCCCAACAACAGAAACCAGTGATGATTTCTCCCACAAAGCTGGCGGTGACAAACACGGTGCTGAGCCGCTCGTACAACTCCGGCCCTGTGATGTCTGCACCAAGAGCCGTGTCGGCAACGCAGATTGCGAAGGAACTCCTGCAAAAACAGGGCATCCAGGGCCTGTACAAGGGCCTGGGGGCAACACTGATGAGGTGaagctcatttttattcaaaaacagctttttttccccccactccatataaaagaaaaaaatcaaacgtTTAACATTTACTAATGAAGATTTTGTTCTATTTCTTTCAGGGATGTACCCTTTTCTATTGTTTACTTCCCATTGTTTGCAAACCTGAACCGACTGGGCAAACCCAG from the Xiphophorus maculatus strain JP 163 A chromosome 20, X_maculatus-5.0-male, whole genome shotgun sequence genome contains:
- the LOC102232063 gene encoding mitochondrial glutamate carrier 1-like isoform X1; the protein is MSQQQISLPAKLINGGIAGIVGVTCVFPVDLAKTRLQNQRSGQQVYKSMMDCLVKTIRSEGYFGMYRGAAVNLTLVTPEKAIKLAANDLFRHHLSKDGKGLTVFKEMLAGCGAGMCQVIVTTPMEMLKIQLQDAGRIAAQQQKPVMISPTKLAVTNTVLSRSYNSGPVMSAPRAVSATQIAKELLQKQGIQGLYKGLGATLMRDVPFSIVYFPLFANLNRLGKPSPAESSPFYWAFLSGCVAGSTAAVAVNPCDVVKTRLQSLNKGASEESYNGVMDCVSKIMRKEGPSAFLKGAGCRALVIAPLFGIAQVMYFVGVGEYILDNYSPSFPSF
- the LOC102232063 gene encoding mitochondrial glutamate carrier 1-like isoform X2; translation: MLFLCYWKLDCDINANCEFVCSLGAAVNLTLVTPEKAIKLAANDLFRHHLSKDGKGLTVFKEMLAGCGAGMCQVIVTTPMEMLKIQLQDAGRIAAQQQKPVMISPTKLAVTNTVLSRSYNSGPVMSAPRAVSATQIAKELLQKQGIQGLYKGLGATLMRDVPFSIVYFPLFANLNRLGKPSPAESSPFYWAFLSGCVAGSTAAVAVNPCDVVKTRLQSLNKGASEESYNGVMDCVSKIMRKEGPSAFLKGAGCRALVIAPLFGIAQVMYFVGVGEYILDNYSPSFPSF